In Streptomyces sp. P9-A4, the genomic window ACTCCGGAGTCCGGCACCCCGGCCGCCATCGGCTACGCCGAGGCCTCGGGCATCCCCTTCGGCGCGGGCCTGGTGAAGAACGCCTATGTCGGGCGCACCTTCATCCAGCCCTCCCAGACCATCCGCCAGCTCGGCATCCGGCTGAAGCTGAACCCCCTCAAGGACGTCATCAAGGGCAAGCGCCTGGTGGTCGTCGACGACTCGATCGTCCGCGGCAACACCCAGCGCGCCCTGGTGAAGATGCTCCGCGAGGCCGGCGCGGCCGAGATCCACATCCGGATCTCCTCGCCGCCGGTGAAGTGGCCCTGCTTCTTCGGCATCGACTTCGCCACCCGCGCGGAGCTGATCGCCAACGGCATGTCGATCGACGAGATCGGCACGTCGCTGGGCGCGGACTCGCTCTCGTACATCTCGCTCGACGGGATGATCGAGGCGACCACGATCCAGAAGCCGAACCTCTGCCGTGCCTGCTTCGACGGCGAGTACCCGATGGAGCTGCCGGACCCCGAGCTGCTCGGCAAGCAGCTCCTGGAGACCGAGCTGGCCGCCGGCCCGGCCGCCACCGCGGCCTCCGACGCGCTCCGTCGCCCGTAAGACCCCCGCAGTAACGCAGTAACGACACGAAAGCTCTGAACCATGTCTCAGACCACTGGTGCCTCCTATGCGTCCGCGGGCGTCGACATCGAAGCGGGTGACCGCGCCGTCGAGCTCATGAAGGAGTGGGTGAAGAAGACGCAGCGCCCCGAGGTCCTCGGTGGCCTCGGCGGTTTCGCCGGCCTCTTCGACGCCTCCGCCCTCAAGCGCTACGAGCGTCCGCTGCTCGCCTCCGCCACCGACGGCGTCGGGACGAAGGTCGACATCGCCCGCCAGATGGGCGTGTACGACACGATCGGCCACGACCTGGTCGCGATGGTCATGGACGACATCGTCGTCTGCGGCGCCGAGCCGCTCTTCATGACCGACTACATCTGTGTCGGCAAGGTCCACCCCGAGCGGGTCGCCGCCATCGTCAAGGGCATCGCCGAGGGCTGTGTCCTGGCCGGCTGCGCCCTGGTCGGCGGCGAGACGGCGGAGCACCCGGGCCTCCTCGGCCCGGACGACTTCGACGTGGCCGGCGCGGGCACGGGTGTCGTGGAGTACGACCGGCTGCTCGGCGCCGATCGCATCCGTACGGGGGACGCGGTCATCGCCATGGCCTCCTCGGGTCTTCACTCCAACGGGTACTCGCTCGTCCGGCACGTGCTCTTCGACCGCGCGGGCATGGCCCTGGACCAGCAGGTCGAGGAGCTGGGCCGGACGCTCGGCGAGGAGCTCCTGGAGCCCACCAAGATCTACTCGCTGGACTGCCTGGCCCTCACCCGGACCGCGGACGTCCACGCCTTCAGCCACATCACGGGCGGCGGTCTCGCGGCCAACCTGGCCCGGGTGATCCCGGACGGCCTGCACGCCACGGTGGACCGTTCGACCTGGGCGCCGGGCGCGATCTTCGACCTGGTCGGCAAGGCCGGCCAGGTGGAGCGCCTGGAGCTGGAGAAGACGCTGAACATGGGCGTCGGCATGATGGCCGTCGTGCCGGCCGAGTCCGTGGACGTGGCCCTGACGGCGCTGGCGGACCGGGGCGTCGAGTCCTGGGTCGCGGGCGAGATCACCGAGCGCGGGGCGCACACGACCGGCGCGGAGCTGGTCGGGACGTACGCGGTCTAGAAGCGTCGCGAAGCAGTACGAGGCCTGTACGGCGGGGCGCTCCTGAGGGGCGCCCCGTTCGCGTTGTCCGGGTCTCCTGGGCCGCCCCGGCCGCGGACAGCACAGGAACCCGGCCGGGTGTTCCCCGGCCGGGTTCCTGCGATGCGATTCAGAAGGTCAAGCGCGACGCGGGGACGCACTGGGACCGGACTCGTCGTCCTCGTCCTCGTCGTCCTCGTTGTAGAGATCCGCGTACTGGGCGTACGGGTCGTCTTCCTCGTCGTCGTCCTCGAACGGCTCGCCATTCGGCGGCTGGTTCGAAGTCGAAGCGCCCAGCTCATTGGCCAGACGCGTCAGGTCTGTCCCGCCGCTGCTGTACTTCAGCTGGCGGGCGACCTTGGTCTGCTTGGCCTTTGCCCGGCCGCGCCCCATGGCTCGACCCCCTCGGTGACGGGGCTCGTTGGCCCCAGAGTCTTGACACGCGTTCATGATTCGGAACGGACTCTCGACAGAGAGACCGGTCCGTAGGGCTTCAACGGTACCTGTTTCCGCGGGTCTACGGTACGCCGCGCGCATCACATACCCCGGTACAGAACCATCGAGGAGCCCGTTCCTCGCTGGTCAATCGCGATTTTAACCTCTTCTTGAGGTCCGACCCGCCGAGGGGCGTGAGCGAAGTCTCCCCGCGTCGGCCCCGCGCCGGCCCCCGAGTGGGCCCCGCGGTCTCCCTACGGGGCCCCGGCGGCGGGCCGGCCTCGTGCGCCGCTCAGGCGCGGCGGGCGTCCGCCATCCGCTGCTCGGCGATCCGGTCGGCCGCCGCGGCCGGCGGAATTCCGTCGGCCTTCGCACGTGCGAAGATTTCGAGGGTGGTGTCGAAGATCTTCGTCGCCTTCGCCTTGCAGCGGTCGAAGTCGAAGCCGTGCAGCTCGTCGGCGACCTGGATCACGCCACCGGCGTTGACCACGTAGTCGGGCGCGTAGAGGATCCCGCGGTCCGCGAGGTCCTTCTCGACGCCGGGGTGGGCGAGCTGGTTGTTGGCCGCGCCGCAGACGATGGCCGCGGTGAGGACCGGCACGGTCTCGTCGTTCAGGGCGCCGCCGAGCGCGCAGGGCGCGTAGATGTCGAGACCCTCGACGCGGATCAGCGCCTCGGTGTCGGCGACCACGGTCACCTGCGGGTGCTTGTCGGTGATCCGGCGCACCGACTCCTCGCGCACATCGGTGATCACGACCTCGGCGCCGTCCGACAGAAGGTGCTCGACGAGGTGGTGGCCGACCTTGCCGACGCCCGCGACGCCGACCTTGCGGCCGCGCAGGGTCGGGTCGCCCCACAGGGTCTGCGCGGAGGCGCGCATGCCCTGGAAGACGCCGAAGGCGGTGAGGACGGAGGAGTCGCCGGCGCCGCCGTTCTCGGGGGAGCGGCCGGTGGTCCACTGGTTCTCGCGGGCGACGACGTCCATGTCGGCGACATAGGTGCCGACGTCGCAGGCCGTGACGTACCGGCCGCCGAGCGAGGCGACGAAGCGACCGTAGGCGAGGAGGAGCTCCTCGGTCTTGATCTGCTCCGGGTCGCCGATGATGACGGCCTTGCCGCCGCCGTGGTCGAGACCGGCCATGGCGTTCTTGTACGACATCCCGCGGGCCAGGTTGAGCGCGTCGGCGACGGCCTCGGCCTCGGTGGCGTACGGGTAGAAGCGGGTGCCTCCGAGGGCGGGGCCCAGGGCGGTGGAGTGGAGGGCGATGACGGCCTTGAGGCCGGTGGCGCGGTCCTGGCAGAGCACGACTTGCTCGTGGCCACCCTGCTCCGAGTGGAACAAGGTGCGCAGTACGTCAGCAGGAACGCCGGTCACATCGGTCACGGTGGTGACTCCCAAGTACGAAGCGGCGGTTTGCGGCCTCCCTACGGGTGGGGGAGGACCAGTTCGGCAAGAGAGTAAGTCCTACCTGGGCGTAGATCGGCGCCAGTGCTCAGGATCACCCCCTCGGGGAGTACCTCCGTGGAAGGATTCGCGACATGTCGGTCGCCTCCTCGGTCCTCATCCCCTACGCGTCCTATCTGCGGGTGTACGAGCCGCTGGCCGCGTTCCCCGAGCCTGAGCGGACCCACTGGGCCGGCTACGCCCGCAGGCCGCGTACGCCGGGGGCGCAGGAGGAGCTGCGGCGGTCGCTGGCCGACCTGCTGCCCACCCCGCCGGTCCCGGTGCCGGTCCACGAGAGCGCGGAGGCCTTCGTCGCCCGGCTGGACGGCGTGGTGGTGGTCTGTCCGTGGCGGACCCGGCTGCGGGGCTGGCTGGCGCTCCAGGAGCTGGACGGCCAGTTCCCCGGGCCGGTGCTCGACGCGATGCTGCCGCCCGTGGTGCGCGGCCAGGTGGCGAGCGACTACGAGCGGTGGCTCGAAAGGAACCCGGACGCGCGCCCGTGGATCCGTACGGCGGTCTGGCAGGTGCCGCTGCGCTGGTTCGCGCTCTTCGGGGACGAGGACCGGCAGTACGAGCCGGGGGACCCCAGGGGGACGGCGGAGGGCCGGGCGCCGGTCCTGCGCTACCGGACGACGATGGCGCAGGCGCGCCGGCGTCTCGCGCGGGCGCTGCGGGCCCTGCGGGAGTCGATCGACGACGGTCCGATGACGGAGGGCCTGATCGAGGTGGGGCGCTGGCTGGAGGAGTTCCATCCGCGGGCGCTGGTGGAGCTGGACTACGGCGGTCTGGTGCACGTGGTCCCGGAGGAGTGGCTGGCCGAGGACCGGTCGGCGGCGCAGCTGGCGGAGGGGATCGCCGCGCTGCGGGCGGGCGACGGCGAGGCGGCGAGCGACGCGTACGGGCGGCTCGCGGAGCGCTGGCGGGTCGTCAGGGACCTGCGGTTCGCGAACTGACGTCAGCGGTTCGCGAACTGACATCAGTCGGGCATCTTCGTCAGGTCGGTATCGACAAGACATGTCCGGCGGGTGTAAATGATCTTCGGGGTTGTCCGAATACCGCATGACCGGTTTGCTGTGCACGGTGTCGTGCGGGTCTTTCGGCACCCTTGGGGCGGGGACGTTGGTCCTGATCCGGGCCTTTGGCTCAAGCGTGACGGACAGCACTTAACGCACCCTTGCGCCCATCACCCACCCTCGTGCCAAAATAGGACAAGGAGTCCGGGGAGGGTTCCTTCCGCCCATCTGTGGGCGGAACGCTCAGCATTGCACTCTATGGGGGGTCTGAGGACTCCTGATCACCCTGTGACTGATCGTCACAGTGGTGTGACTGTCCGTTATGGCATGGTCCATCGACTTCCGCCGCTGATGAACACCTGCGAGGGCAATTCCATCGGTTTGGCCGACGTGGCTGGACGGATGGTGTAGTTGTAGTGCCGAGGACAAGCCGTTCGTCCTATAACCGACTCGGCCCGCTTCTGCCATTTCGGGCAACGCGGGTCAAGGTGCAGAATTTAGAGGAAAGAACCGAGATGGTTCGGTTCTCCCGAGGAGGCCGCTCATGACCGCTCGCACCCCTGATGCCGAGCCGCTGCTGACCCCTGCCGAGGTTGCCACGATGTTCCGCGTGGACCCGAAGACGGTGACCCGTTGGGCGAAGGCCGGGAAGCTCACGTCCATCCGCACGCTGGGTGGGCACCGCCGCTACCGCGAGGCCGAGGTTCGCGCGCTGCTGGCGGGTATTCCGCAGCAGCGCAGCGAGGCCTGAGGTCGCGCACACACCCTGCTGTACCCGTAACACCGGGCCGCTCCGGATCCCCCAATCCGGTGGCCCACCCCTAGCTCTGCCGACGGATTCCTGCCCCAACAGGCCTTCGTCATCGATCGCGCTGGACTCCGCCGGGTCTGGCGCGATCTTCTTTTGTGTCCGGCGCCACTCCTCGGGGGCCGGTGCAATTGCACATATTAAATCGGGCTGGTGTAGGGAGGGTGTAAGTGAAGCGGTTTCTGAAACTGCCTCAGTGACACCCGTCACACTGGCGAAGTCTTGCCAAAGAACAGCCTCCCACTGCGAGGAAGGCTCCCAACCCGCCGTTGGTCATGGGTCGATGGGACTTTCGTCCTCAGTGGCCGGCGGCTCCTGCCGCGGCCGGCCTCCCGGCTCCCCGGGCCCCGCCTCCGGCTCCCCGGCCGGTTCAGCCCCCTCCGGGGGCTCCGGAGGCTCGGGAAGCTCCATGGCGAGCCGCAGGAGGCGATGGCAGACCGGACAGTGACGCGTGAGATGTCCGTAGCGGGAAGCGGCCGCCAGATGGGCGCGCAGCAGTGCTCCCGTGTCGTGCCGTGCTGCGGACGCCGCGGCCATGCGCGACCACCTCCGGTGTGGCCCCCGAATCCCTGATGTCCGGGGTACCGGCGGGCGCGTGGCCCCGTCAAGACACGGAACACGACGAAGGCCCGCATCTCGCGATGCGGGCCTTCGTGAAAAGCGAACCTGACGGGACTTGAACCCGCGACCTCCACCTTGACAGGGTGGCGAGCTAACCAACTGCTCCACAGGTCCTTGCTTGCAGCCCCTCGTAAGTGGCCGCGAGAAAGACTGTACAGCAGGTCAGGGGGTCTGGTCGAACTCACCGACGGCGAGGTCCCGGCTAGGGCCTGTCGTCAAACTCCCGCCTGCCCCGCGGGCGACGGCGGGAGTGTGACGACAGGCCCTAGGGCGCCGCCGCGTCGATCGCCTTCACGATCCGCTTGTCCGAGACCGGATACGCCGTCCCCAGCGCGTGGGCGAAGTAGCTCACCCGCAGCTCCTCGATCATCCAGCGGATGTCGGTCACCTCGGTGGGCACCGGGCGGCCCTTGGGGAGCTGTTCGAGCAGCCAGGCGTACTCGTCCTGCATCTCCTGGACCTTCTCCATCCGGGTGGTGTCCCGCTGCACCCCGGTCGGCATCTGCTGGAGCCGCCGGTCCACCGCCACCAGATAGCGCATCAGGTCCGGCAGCCGCTTCAGCCCCGTACGGGTGACGAACCCGGCCGGCATCAGCCAGGCCAGCTGCGCCCGCACGTCGGTCAGGTTGTTGATCAGGGCCAGGCTGTTCGTCGACTTCAGCCGGCGCTCGCAGGCCTGCCAGGCCGCCAGGATCTGCTGGACCTGGCCCACCGTCCGTACCGTCGTGTCCACGAGGTCCGCGCGGACCCTGTCGTACAGCTTCCGGAACGACTCCTCGTCCCACGCCGGGCCGCCGTGGTCCGCGATCAGCCGGTCGGCGGCGGCGGTCGCGCAGTCGTCGAAGAGGGCCTGGATCGAGCCGTGCGGGTTCGAGGACAGGGCCAGCTTCTGCTGGTTGGTCAGCTTGTCCGAGGCGAACTTCGCCGGGTTCACCGGGATGTTCAGCAGGATCAGCTTCCGGGTGCCCCGCCACATCGCCCGTTCCTGCTCGGCCTCCGAGTCGAAGAGCCGTACGGCGACGGTCGCGCCCTCGTCCACCAGCGCCGGGTACGCCTTGACCGGCTGTCCGCCCCGCTTGGTCTCGAAGACCTTCGTGAGCGTCCCGATCGTCCAGTCCGTGAGCCCCGTGCGCTCCAGGGACGGCCCGGAGCCGTCCGGGCCCCCGGTGGCCGCCGCGGCGGCCTGCGAGAGGGCCTTACGGGCCTTCGGCCGCAGCTGGAGCCGCAGCGTCTCCAGGTCCTTGTCCTCGGCGAGCTTGCGGCGCCGCTCGTCGACGATCCGGAAGGTCACCTTGAGGTGCTCGGGCACCTTCGCCCAGTCGAAGTCCTCGGCCGTGACCGGGACGCCGACCATCCGCTGGAGTTCGCGGGCGAGCGCCCCCGCCAGCGGCTCCTGCACCGGCACGACCGCGTCCAGGAAGCGGGTCGCGAAGTTCGGCGCGGGCACGTAGTGGCGGCGGATCGGCTTGGGCAGGGAGCGGATCAGCTCGGTGACGACCTCGCCGCGCAGACCCGGGATCTGCCACTCGAAGCCGTCGTCCGTCACCTGGTTCAGCACCTGGAGCGGGATGTGGACGGTCACGCCGTCCGCGTCCGCGCCCGGCTCGAACTGGTACGTCACCCGGAACTTCAGCGGGCCCTGCCGCCACGAGTCCGGGTAGTCGTCCTTGGTGACCGCCCCCGCCTTCTCGTTGATGAGCATCTCGCGCTCGAAGTCGAGGAACTCCGGTTCCTCGTGGCGCTTGTGCTTCCACCAGGAGTCGAAGTGGGCACCGGACACGACGTGTTCCGGGACGCGCTTGTCGTAGAAGTCGAACAGCGTCTCGTCGTCGACGAGGATGTCCCGGCGGCGGGCCCGGTGCTCCAGCTCCTCGACCTCGGTCAGGAGCTTGCGGTTGTCCGCGAAGAACTTGTGGTGGGTGCGCCAGTCGCCCTCGACCAGCGCGTTCCTGATGAACAGGTCGCGGGAGATCTCGGGGTCGATCCGGCCGTAGTTCACCTTGCGGTCGGCGATGATCGGGACGCCGTACAGCGTGACCTTCTCGAAGGCCATCACGGCCGCCTGGTCCTTCTCCCAGTGCGGCTCGCTGTACGTCTTCTTCACCAGATGCTGGGCGAGCGGCTCGATCCACTCCGGCTCCACGCGCGCGTTGACCCGGGCCCAGAGGCGCGAGGTCTCCACCAGCTCGGCGGACATGACGAAACGCGGGGGCTTCTTGAAGAGCGCGGAACCGGGGAAGATCGCGAACTTGGCGCTTCGGGCACCCAGGTAGTCGTTCTTCGCGCCCTCCTTCACGTCCTTCATGCCGATGTGGCTGAGAAGGCCGGCGAGCAGCGACACGTGGACGGACTGCTCGGGAGCGTCCTCCTCGTTGACGTGGATGCCCAGCTGCTTCGCGACCGTCCGCAGCTGGGTGTAGATGTCCTGCCACTCCCGGATGCGCAGGAAGTTCAGGTACTCCTGCTTGCACATCCGGCGGAAGGAGCTGGAACCCCGCTCCTTCTGCTGCTCACGGACGTACCGCCACATGTTCAGGAAGGCGAGGAAGTCGCTCGTCTCGTCCTTGAACCGGGCGTGCTGCTGGTCGGCCTGCGCCTGCTTCTCCGCCGGCCGCTCGCGCGGGTCCTGGATGGAGAGCGCCGCCGCGATCACCATGACCTCGCGGACACAGCCGTTCCTGTCGGCCTCCAGGACCATGCGCGCGAGGCGCGGGTCGACGGGCAGCTGGGCGAGCTTCCGGCCCTGCTGCGTCAGCCGCTTCTTCGGATCCTTCTCCGCCGGGTCGATCGCGCCCAGCTCCTGCAGGAGCTGCACACCGTCCCGGATGTTCCGGTGGTCCGGCGGGTCGATGAAGGGGAACTTCTCGATGTCGCCGAGGCCGGCCGCGGTCATCTGGAGGATGACGGAGGCCAGGTTCGTACGGAGGATCTCCGCGTCCGTGAACTCCGGACGGGTCAGGAAGTCGTCCTCGGAGTACAGCCGGATGCAGATGCCGTCGGACGTACGGCCGCAGCGGCCCTTGCGCTGGTTGGCGCTGGCCTGGCTGACCGGCTCGATCGGCAGCCGCTGCACCTTGGTCCGGTGCGAGTAGCGGGAGATGCGGGCGGTGCCCGGGTCGATCACGTACTTGATGCCGGGGACCGTCAGGGAGGTCTCGGCGACGTTCGTCGCCAGGACGATCCGGCGGCCGGAGTGCGCCTGGAAGACCCGGTGCTGCTCGGCGTGCGAGAGGCGGGCGTAGAGGGGGAGGACCTCGGTGTTGCGCAGCTGCCGCTTGAGCAGCGCGTCCGCGGTGTCCCGGATCTCGCGCTCACCGGAGAG contains:
- a CDS encoding Leu/Phe/Val dehydrogenase, with translation MTDVTGVPADVLRTLFHSEQGGHEQVVLCQDRATGLKAVIALHSTALGPALGGTRFYPYATEAEAVADALNLARGMSYKNAMAGLDHGGGKAVIIGDPEQIKTEELLLAYGRFVASLGGRYVTACDVGTYVADMDVVARENQWTTGRSPENGGAGDSSVLTAFGVFQGMRASAQTLWGDPTLRGRKVGVAGVGKVGHHLVEHLLSDGAEVVITDVREESVRRITDKHPQVTVVADTEALIRVEGLDIYAPCALGGALNDETVPVLTAAIVCGAANNQLAHPGVEKDLADRGILYAPDYVVNAGGVIQVADELHGFDFDRCKAKATKIFDTTLEIFARAKADGIPPAAAADRIAEQRMADARRA
- the hrpA gene encoding ATP-dependent RNA helicase HrpA, coding for MSTSFAALQSVLAEVSLRDSHRLGRRLEGARRIRKPEARAAVLDEIAVEAAKAKERVDGRASRVPPVTYPEQLPVSQKKDEILEAIRDHQVVIVAGETGSGKTTQIPKICLELGRGVRGMIGHTQPRRIAARTVAERVAEELRTPLGEAVGWKVRFTDQVNPDATFVKLMTDGILLAEIQTDRELRAYDTIIIDEAHERSLNIDFLLGYLAQLLPKRPDLKVVITSATIDPERFSRHFGEAPIVEVSGRTYPVEVRYRPLLEEDSDDSDRDQITAICEAVDELQSEGPGDVLVFLSGEREIRDTADALLKRQLRNTEVLPLYARLSHAEQHRVFQAHSGRRIVLATNVAETSLTVPGIKYVIDPGTARISRYSHRTKVQRLPIEPVSQASANQRKGRCGRTSDGICIRLYSEDDFLTRPEFTDAEILRTNLASVILQMTAAGLGDIEKFPFIDPPDHRNIRDGVQLLQELGAIDPAEKDPKKRLTQQGRKLAQLPVDPRLARMVLEADRNGCVREVMVIAAALSIQDPRERPAEKQAQADQQHARFKDETSDFLAFLNMWRYVREQQKERGSSSFRRMCKQEYLNFLRIREWQDIYTQLRTVAKQLGIHVNEEDAPEQSVHVSLLAGLLSHIGMKDVKEGAKNDYLGARSAKFAIFPGSALFKKPPRFVMSAELVETSRLWARVNARVEPEWIEPLAQHLVKKTYSEPHWEKDQAAVMAFEKVTLYGVPIIADRKVNYGRIDPEISRDLFIRNALVEGDWRTHHKFFADNRKLLTEVEELEHRARRRDILVDDETLFDFYDKRVPEHVVSGAHFDSWWKHKRHEEPEFLDFEREMLINEKAGAVTKDDYPDSWRQGPLKFRVTYQFEPGADADGVTVHIPLQVLNQVTDDGFEWQIPGLRGEVVTELIRSLPKPIRRHYVPAPNFATRFLDAVVPVQEPLAGALARELQRMVGVPVTAEDFDWAKVPEHLKVTFRIVDERRRKLAEDKDLETLRLQLRPKARKALSQAAAAATGGPDGSGPSLERTGLTDWTIGTLTKVFETKRGGQPVKAYPALVDEGATVAVRLFDSEAEQERAMWRGTRKLILLNIPVNPAKFASDKLTNQQKLALSSNPHGSIQALFDDCATAAADRLIADHGGPAWDEESFRKLYDRVRADLVDTTVRTVGQVQQILAAWQACERRLKSTNSLALINNLTDVRAQLAWLMPAGFVTRTGLKRLPDLMRYLVAVDRRLQQMPTGVQRDTTRMEKVQEMQDEYAWLLEQLPKGRPVPTEVTDIRWMIEELRVSYFAHALGTAYPVSDKRIVKAIDAAAP
- the purM gene encoding phosphoribosylformylglycinamidine cyclo-ligase; protein product: MSQTTGASYASAGVDIEAGDRAVELMKEWVKKTQRPEVLGGLGGFAGLFDASALKRYERPLLASATDGVGTKVDIARQMGVYDTIGHDLVAMVMDDIVVCGAEPLFMTDYICVGKVHPERVAAIVKGIAEGCVLAGCALVGGETAEHPGLLGPDDFDVAGAGTGVVEYDRLLGADRIRTGDAVIAMASSGLHSNGYSLVRHVLFDRAGMALDQQVEELGRTLGEELLEPTKIYSLDCLALTRTADVHAFSHITGGGLAANLARVIPDGLHATVDRSTWAPGAIFDLVGKAGQVERLELEKTLNMGVGMMAVVPAESVDVALTALADRGVESWVAGEITERGAHTTGAELVGTYAV
- a CDS encoding DUF6274 family protein, translated to MAAASAARHDTGALLRAHLAAASRYGHLTRHCPVCHRLLRLAMELPEPPEPPEGAEPAGEPEAGPGEPGGRPRQEPPATEDESPIDP
- the bldC gene encoding developmental transcriptional regulator BldC; this encodes MTARTPDAEPLLTPAEVATMFRVDPKTVTRWAKAGKLTSIRTLGGHRRYREAEVRALLAGIPQQRSEA
- a CDS encoding DUF3073 domain-containing protein, with amino-acid sequence MGRGRAKAKQTKVARQLKYSSGGTDLTRLANELGASTSNQPPNGEPFEDDDEEDDPYAQYADLYNEDDEDEDDESGPSASPRRA